The Candidatus Poribacteria bacterium genome includes a region encoding these proteins:
- a CDS encoding phytanoyl-CoA dioxygenase family protein — protein sequence MNITDAQKQQFQEEGYFILENVIPEPLLELLRGECGTFINQADAEMARQDTDVLGLNHRGKRYFVSNCFRRQPKLREFLFSDLMADVCRATLGDTAYLFWEQYVVKGAEEGMKFSWHQDSGYVGYPDHKPYLTCWCALDDMSEENGTVYVMPFSNIGIRSWVKHIRDDESNDMVGYFGPEKGVPAIVPAGSIVAFTSVNFHCSGTNYTNNLRRAYLAQYSAEPLLSHDGSRLWGNAEPLLRDGKSAVGEPPPEITSRFD from the coding sequence ATGAATATAACCGATGCACAGAAACAGCAATTCCAAGAGGAAGGCTATTTCATTTTAGAAAATGTTATCCCGGAACCGCTGCTGGAACTGCTTCGCGGTGAATGCGGGACCTTTATCAATCAGGCGGATGCTGAGATGGCGCGGCAGGACACAGATGTACTCGGTCTCAACCATCGCGGTAAACGGTATTTCGTCTCAAACTGCTTCAGGAGGCAGCCAAAACTCCGCGAATTCCTGTTCAGCGACTTGATGGCAGATGTCTGCCGCGCCACCTTAGGCGATACGGCGTATCTCTTCTGGGAACAATATGTCGTCAAAGGCGCGGAAGAGGGGATGAAATTCAGTTGGCATCAGGATTCAGGCTACGTCGGTTATCCCGATCACAAACCGTATCTCACCTGTTGGTGTGCCCTTGACGATATGTCCGAAGAGAACGGGACAGTCTATGTAATGCCGTTTTCCAACATCGGTATCCGTTCATGGGTAAAGCACATCCGTGACGATGAAAGCAATGATATGGTGGGCTATTTCGGACCGGAGAAGGGTGTCCCTGCTATCGTACCTGCGGGGAGCATTGTGGCGTTTACGAGTGTCAACTTCCACTGCAGCGGGACGAACTACACGAATAATCTGCGGCGTGCCTACCTCGCACAGTATTCCGCTGAGCCTCTTCTCTCACATGATGGGAGTCGTTTGTGGGGCAATGCGGAACCGTTGTTGCGGGATGGAAAGTCTGCTGTAGGAGAACCGCCGCCGGAGATTACGTCGCGGTTTGATTAG